Proteins encoded together in one Desulfovibrio sp. UCD-KL4C window:
- a CDS encoding MogA/MoaB family molybdenum cofactor biosynthesis protein has protein sequence MVKCDFSSLGSIRVGNRVYLGYSNNLPQGCPFIKVSKEAGKLRAGMRLVSEGRDLLRIVSGSWIDGVPGAKTWVAEVLDILPETGIIDLKIEKTGYSVAYVTLSDKGAAGLREDKGGPMIAGITSDALPVSVVHGFLIPDEYGDLKSLLMHLSYTSRFDLIITTGGTGVGPRDISPEATLAVIEKRLPGFERAITATSLAKTPHAMISRGVAGTLGESLIINVPGSPKAVKESLEAVLPAIKHAIDKLQGDSADCAVIA, from the coding sequence ATGGTTAAATGTGATTTTTCGTCATTAGGTAGCATCCGCGTCGGCAATCGTGTTTATCTTGGGTACAGCAATAATTTGCCGCAGGGATGTCCGTTTATCAAGGTTTCTAAAGAAGCCGGAAAATTGCGCGCAGGAATGAGACTTGTCAGTGAAGGGCGTGATTTGCTTAGGATTGTTTCCGGTTCATGGATAGACGGAGTGCCGGGAGCTAAAACATGGGTTGCTGAAGTTCTTGATATTCTTCCTGAGACTGGAATTATTGATTTGAAAATTGAAAAAACAGGTTATTCTGTTGCATATGTGACTCTTAGTGATAAAGGAGCTGCAGGACTTAGGGAAGATAAAGGCGGACCGATGATCGCAGGAATCACCAGCGATGCATTACCTGTCTCGGTTGTACACGGTTTTCTTATTCCTGATGAGTATGGTGATTTAAAATCACTATTGATGCATCTTTCGTATACGAGTCGGTTTGACCTTATTATTACTACCGGCGGGACGGGGGTAGGGCCGCGTGATATTTCACCTGAAGCTACTCTTGCCGTTATTGAAAAAAGATTGCCTGGTTTTGAAAGAGCTATAACTGCAACAAGTCTTGCTAAAACTCCGCATGCGATGATTTCCAGAGGTGTTGCTGGAACATTAGGTGAGAGTCTCATAATAAATGTACCGGGTAGTCCCAAAGCGGTTAAAGAGAGTTTAGAAGCGGTTCTTCCCGCTATTAAACATGCAATTGATAAATTGCAGGGTGATTCTGCAGATTGTGCAGTCATTGCATAG
- a CDS encoding D-2-hydroxyacid dehydrogenase: MRMVILDGYTVNPGDNPWIELEKLGDLIVYDRTPQSKIIERCIDAEIIFTNKSIITAEIINSLPNLKFISVLATGYNTIDLSAAAKKGIIVSNVPEYSPPSVAQHVFALLLNFSNQVSLHDKAVKDGEWSAQEDFCFWKTPLVELKGKKLGVVGFGGIGNKVAMRGNAFGMEIIAYAPRPKPKPEYLPFKFASLEELMSESDVISLHCPLTADNEKFINRSLLQTMKKNAILINTARGQLINEEDLAEALKNRTIGGAALDVLSKEPMSPENPLLTAPNILITPHIAWATLEARARLLKITIQNTEAFLGGHPINVVNTF, encoded by the coding sequence ATGCGCATGGTTATTCTTGACGGCTATACCGTTAATCCCGGTGATAACCCTTGGATTGAGTTAGAAAAATTAGGGGATTTAATCGTTTATGATCGCACTCCGCAATCTAAAATAATTGAACGGTGCATAGATGCAGAAATAATTTTCACCAACAAAAGCATTATTACCGCTGAAATAATCAATTCCCTACCAAATTTAAAATTCATATCCGTACTAGCTACAGGATATAATACAATCGATTTGTCAGCAGCAGCTAAAAAAGGGATTATTGTTTCAAATGTTCCAGAATATTCTCCACCATCTGTTGCACAGCATGTTTTTGCACTCTTACTCAATTTTTCCAATCAGGTAAGCTTGCACGACAAAGCCGTTAAAGATGGAGAATGGTCTGCTCAGGAAGATTTCTGCTTCTGGAAAACTCCACTGGTTGAGCTTAAGGGTAAAAAACTTGGAGTAGTCGGCTTCGGAGGTATAGGTAACAAAGTAGCCATGCGGGGAAATGCGTTCGGAATGGAAATAATAGCCTATGCACCACGCCCGAAACCAAAACCGGAATATCTACCTTTCAAATTTGCCAGCCTTGAAGAACTCATGAGTGAATCAGATGTAATATCACTCCACTGCCCGCTTACGGCTGACAATGAAAAATTTATCAATAGATCACTCCTCCAGACAATGAAGAAAAATGCTATTCTTATTAACACAGCTCGAGGGCAACTTATAAATGAAGAAGATCTTGCCGAAGCATTGAAAAACAGAACTATAGGCGGAGCGGCTCTTGATGTTTTAAGCAAGGAGCCAATGTCACCGGAGAACCCCCTGCTCACAGCACCGAATATTCTCATAACACCACATATTGCATGGGCAACACTTGAAGCACGAGCCAGACTGCTAAAAATAACAATCCAAAATACAGAGGCCTTTCTCGGTGGTCACCCCATCAATGTAGTAAACACTTTTTAA
- a CDS encoding TolC family protein: MKRNRSFLFTLFFLLAASTSAFAQQLSGESNLGEAEAPVSMEQAATQVPQAVDPVKGAELTLTLEECVEMGLKQNPTIISARKQLMASESSVKSQRGQFGAGMSMKYGFTHSNDQPRSADNPSAYQDQWGLGINVSQPIFMGFELLSKYQKTKLQRDQSDAQLYNAELVLIRNIQEAFLTLLQGRMEVKSNQDSVARLKSQLGVIQAFYQVGLRPRADVLQAEVELATAEQSLLKANNSVASKTARLNTLLNLPLNKKVDYTGELTYLPFSMTLDQCIVRADKDRPDLRIAMKAVKISEEDVTISESSFYPKLTADFNYNSAGGDPSVSKNRYNYKNRPDSWDVGANVNWNFFNWGETYYDVQKSKETVNKIKADYDNTRLEASYEIKDQLLSLKAAADRIRVGRKSVESGREGYRMEMARYQAQVSTNNDVLNAQSRLSASEAQLIEALSDYQVALARLFVAMGVKNPSLKTS, translated from the coding sequence ATGAAACGCAACAGATCCTTTTTATTTACTTTATTTTTCTTACTTGCAGCATCTACATCTGCTTTTGCTCAACAGCTTTCAGGTGAAAGTAACCTTGGGGAAGCTGAGGCACCTGTTTCAATGGAGCAGGCAGCAACTCAAGTTCCACAGGCTGTTGATCCTGTAAAGGGTGCTGAATTGACTCTTACACTTGAAGAGTGCGTTGAGATGGGGCTTAAACAGAACCCTACCATTATTTCTGCACGTAAACAGCTGATGGCTTCAGAAAGCAGTGTTAAGTCACAGCGTGGTCAGTTCGGAGCTGGAATGTCAATGAAGTATGGTTTTACACATTCAAATGACCAACCTAGATCTGCAGATAATCCTTCAGCATATCAGGATCAATGGGGACTTGGAATTAATGTAAGTCAGCCTATTTTTATGGGATTTGAACTTCTTTCAAAATATCAGAAAACTAAGCTTCAAAGAGATCAGAGTGATGCCCAGCTTTACAATGCTGAACTTGTTTTGATCAGAAATATTCAGGAAGCATTTCTGACTCTCCTGCAAGGACGTATGGAAGTAAAAAGTAATCAGGATTCTGTTGCCAGACTTAAATCTCAGTTAGGTGTTATTCAGGCTTTTTACCAGGTTGGTCTGAGACCTAGAGCAGATGTTTTGCAGGCTGAAGTTGAACTTGCCACTGCGGAACAGTCTCTTCTTAAAGCAAATAACTCTGTTGCTTCAAAAACTGCCAGATTGAATACATTACTTAACCTTCCACTTAATAAAAAGGTTGATTATACTGGTGAACTTACTTACCTGCCTTTTTCAATGACTTTAGACCAGTGCATTGTCAGAGCTGACAAGGATCGTCCTGATCTGCGTATTGCGATGAAAGCTGTTAAGATTTCAGAAGAAGATGTAACAATTTCAGAAAGTTCTTTTTATCCTAAGCTAACCGCCGACTTTAATTATAACAGTGCTGGCGGCGATCCTTCCGTAAGTAAAAATAGATATAATTATAAAAATCGTCCCGATTCATGGGATGTTGGCGCTAATGTTAATTGGAATTTCTTTAACTGGGGCGAAACATATTATGATGTCCAGAAGTCTAAAGAGACTGTAAATAAAATTAAGGCTGATTATGATAATACCAGACTTGAAGCATCCTATGAAATTAAAGATCAGCTTTTAAGTTTGAAGGCCGCAGCTGATAGAATCAGGGTTGGCCGTAAGTCTGTTGAATCCGGACGTGAAGGGTACAGAATGGAAATGGCTCGCTATCAGGCTCAAGTCAGCACAAACAACGATGTTCTTAATGCTCAGTCAAGACTCAGTGCTAGTGAAGCTCAGCTGATTGAAGCTTTGTCTGATTATCAGGTTGCACTTGCCAGATTGTTTGTTGCAATGGGAGTTAAGAACCCTTCTCTTAAGACCAGTTAA
- the rfbA gene encoding glucose-1-phosphate thymidylyltransferase RfbA, giving the protein MKGIILAGGSGTRLYPLTRVVSKQLLPVYDKPMIYYPLSIHMMSGIKDILIISTPEDLHRFEDLLGDGSRLGINISYKVQPKPEGLAQAFIIGEEFIGKDSVSLILGDNIFYGHDLPHLLQNAAKLKKGGTVFAYAVKDPKRYGVVEFDKNHSVISIEEKPENPKSKFAVTGLYFYDNSVIEIAKNIAPSHRGELEITDVNKEYLKQGSLNVELLGRGYAWLDMGTHASLLRAAAYVEAIQERQGFLLACLEEIAFRMGYIGAEALKDLASDMLKNDYGKYLMAVYNEAKENSIA; this is encoded by the coding sequence ATGAAAGGTATTATTCTGGCAGGCGGTTCAGGAACACGGCTTTATCCTTTAACTCGCGTAGTCAGCAAACAGCTCCTTCCTGTTTATGATAAGCCGATGATTTACTACCCTCTATCTATACATATGATGTCAGGAATAAAAGATATTCTCATAATCTCAACACCTGAAGACCTGCACAGATTTGAAGACTTGCTTGGCGATGGATCTAGACTCGGTATTAATATATCGTACAAAGTCCAACCAAAACCGGAAGGACTTGCTCAGGCATTTATAATTGGCGAGGAGTTTATTGGAAAAGACAGCGTAAGTCTGATACTAGGCGATAATATTTTTTACGGTCATGATCTTCCGCATCTACTGCAAAATGCGGCTAAATTAAAAAAGGGCGGAACTGTTTTCGCCTACGCAGTGAAAGACCCTAAACGCTACGGAGTTGTCGAATTTGATAAAAATCACTCTGTAATTAGCATTGAAGAAAAACCGGAAAACCCTAAGTCAAAATTTGCTGTTACAGGACTTTATTTTTATGATAATTCCGTTATCGAAATTGCAAAGAATATTGCCCCTTCTCATCGCGGAGAACTTGAAATCACAGATGTTAATAAAGAGTATTTGAAGCAAGGTTCACTTAATGTTGAATTGCTCGGCCGTGGATACGCATGGCTGGATATGGGAACACATGCGTCACTTCTTAGAGCCGCTGCATACGTTGAAGCAATTCAGGAACGGCAAGGTTTCCTATTGGCTTGCCTCGAAGAAATAGCCTTTAGAATGGGGTATATCGGGGCCGAAGCATTGAAAGATCTTGCCTCAGATATGCTGAAAAACGATTACGGCAAATACCTTATGGCTGTATATAACGAAGCTAAGGAGAATAGCATTGCGTAA
- a CDS encoding lytic murein transglycosylase, with protein sequence MSSKFKYLILIVFFCFLLVISTSVCCFAASSVGHSNESHEAWTSLKDRLVNDGFSREYVEAVFSVSSVKYDSAMMARKMKVLLQRRFEPQAKKIAREKEFDERYVGTILLAGAYSYLRENYEILTKIDKQYDVSPSVLVALLLVETKLGHTLGTSPAFCNLANMAASPDPDVFFKDLDSAELSLADMKWLRKRTKRKADWAYKELSALLKFSSDNSINPSEIPGSPYGAFGICQFMPTTALSYAVDGDNDGRIDLFGKNDALESMANFFKRHGWKKSLSKDKKLKVIYRYNHSMVYARTIYEVANQLDRIRSTFGPD encoded by the coding sequence ATGAGTTCTAAATTTAAATATCTTATATTGATTGTGTTTTTTTGTTTTTTACTTGTAATTAGTACTTCAGTTTGCTGTTTTGCTGCAAGCTCTGTTGGACACTCCAATGAATCGCATGAAGCATGGACTTCTTTGAAGGACAGACTTGTTAATGATGGTTTTAGCAGAGAATATGTTGAGGCTGTTTTTTCTGTCAGTTCTGTTAAGTATGATTCGGCAATGATGGCTCGGAAGATGAAAGTGCTGCTTCAGCGCAGGTTTGAACCACAAGCTAAAAAAATAGCACGTGAAAAAGAGTTTGATGAAAGATATGTTGGAACAATCCTTTTAGCTGGTGCATATTCATATTTGCGTGAAAATTATGAAATCCTTACTAAAATAGATAAGCAATATGATGTTTCTCCATCTGTCTTAGTTGCTTTGCTGCTTGTTGAAACAAAGCTTGGTCATACTCTCGGAACTTCTCCGGCTTTTTGCAATCTTGCTAATATGGCTGCTAGCCCCGACCCTGATGTCTTTTTTAAAGATTTAGACTCTGCTGAACTTAGTCTCGCTGATATGAAATGGCTAAGAAAAAGAACTAAGCGGAAGGCTGACTGGGCGTATAAAGAATTGTCAGCACTTTTAAAATTTTCTTCGGACAACTCGATTAATCCGTCTGAAATTCCGGGGTCACCTTACGGAGCTTTTGGTATTTGTCAGTTTATGCCAACTACAGCCCTCAGTTATGCTGTTGATGGTGACAATGATGGACGAATAGATCTGTTTGGTAAGAATGATGCGCTGGAAAGCATGGCCAATTTTTTTAAAAGGCATGGCTGGAAAAAATCACTTAGTAAAGATAAAAAACTAAAAGTTATCTACCGCTATAACCACTCAATGGTATATGCACGGACTATATATGAAGTAGCCAATCAGCTGGATCGCATTCGATCTACTTTCGGTCCTGATTAA
- a CDS encoding response regulator translates to MYSTDLKDLIVADENHVSNKILKILLAEDCENNVLLVQLYLKKFPYSIDVAENGEQAFEKYKENSYDLVLMDIEMPFIDGYQATTNIRKYEHDNNLKSTPIVAVTAHALNENKEKAYSVGCDHFMTKPVKKVDLISVIKKFTE, encoded by the coding sequence ATGTATTCTACAGATTTAAAAGACCTCATCGTTGCTGATGAAAATCACGTTTCAAACAAAATTTTAAAAATTTTGTTGGCAGAAGATTGTGAAAATAATGTGCTGTTGGTTCAATTGTATCTTAAAAAATTTCCATATTCTATAGACGTCGCGGAAAACGGCGAACAGGCTTTTGAGAAGTATAAAGAGAATAGTTATGATCTGGTTCTCATGGATATTGAAATGCCCTTTATAGATGGATATCAAGCAACGACTAATATCAGGAAATATGAACACGATAACAATCTTAAGAGTACTCCGATTGTTGCTGTTACCGCCCATGCTTTAAATGAAAATAAAGAAAAAGCTTATAGTGTCGGGTGTGATCACTTCATGACCAAGCCAGTCAAAAAAGTTGACTTAATCAGTGTTATTAAGAAATTTACAGAATAA
- a CDS encoding glycosyltransferase family A protein, whose product MSVEKNNYHPEISIIIPTYNRSEMLCRAVRSALGQSFTDFECLIVNDGSTDDTKQTLETFTDSRIKVLFQENKGVSAARNLAIKESTGKYIALLDSDDEWLPKKLEMQLAFMKSENLDISQTNEIWVRNDKRVNQSKKYAKPSGMFFDRSLETCLISPSCVIFNKKFWDSVGPFDEYMPACEDYDLWIRSGFKFPVGLLEDKLTIKYGGRPDQLTNSVACFDLYRIYSIIKLLHCNELSPVELDLAKEELQRKAGYFVGGCKKRGKFEQAEKVEQMVKNVLEGQVVNPVDILPVQE is encoded by the coding sequence ATGTCGGTTGAAAAAAATAATTATCATCCAGAAATTTCTATTATTATACCTACTTACAATAGGTCGGAAATGCTTTGTAGAGCAGTAAGGTCTGCTTTAGGGCAGAGTTTTACTGACTTTGAGTGTTTGATTGTTAATGATGGCTCAACAGATGATACTAAGCAGACACTCGAAACATTTACTGATTCGCGTATAAAAGTTTTGTTTCAGGAAAATAAAGGCGTTTCTGCAGCACGTAATCTGGCGATAAAAGAATCAACAGGAAAATATATAGCTTTGCTTGATTCAGATGATGAGTGGCTGCCTAAAAAACTTGAAATGCAACTTGCATTTATGAAGTCTGAAAACTTAGATATAAGTCAGACAAATGAAATTTGGGTTCGTAATGATAAAAGGGTTAATCAAAGCAAAAAATATGCGAAACCATCAGGAATGTTTTTTGATCGATCTCTTGAAACATGTTTAATCAGTCCCTCTTGCGTAATATTTAATAAAAAATTTTGGGACAGTGTCGGTCCGTTTGATGAGTATATGCCAGCTTGCGAAGATTATGATCTATGGATCAGGTCTGGTTTTAAATTTCCTGTAGGACTGCTGGAAGATAAATTAACTATTAAGTATGGTGGTCGCCCGGATCAGCTTACGAATAGTGTTGCATGTTTTGATTTGTACAGAATTTATTCTATTATAAAGTTATTACATTGCAATGAATTGAGCCCAGTAGAACTTGACCTTGCTAAGGAAGAGCTACAGCGCAAAGCGGGTTATTTTGTAGGTGGCTGTAAAAAACGTGGAAAGTTTGAGCAGGCTGAAAAGGTTGAACAAATGGTCAAAAATGTTTTAGAAGGGCAGGTAGTAAATCCAGTAGATATTCTTCCTGTGCAAGAATAA
- a CDS encoding molybdenum cofactor biosynthesis protein MoaE → MDISKKIAELKQDPEFANNVGMILIHNGIVRGRSRGSHDEVSGIEIKADYAKIKQIKAEHEKFPGIYKIVVEANEGSFKPGDDLLFLIVAGDIRENVKACLASLLDRVKSEAFSKNEIMA, encoded by the coding sequence ATGGACATTTCAAAAAAAATTGCTGAACTGAAACAAGATCCAGAGTTTGCTAACAACGTCGGAATGATTTTAATTCATAATGGAATTGTCCGCGGCAGGTCCCGCGGTTCACACGATGAAGTTTCCGGAATAGAAATTAAAGCCGACTATGCAAAAATTAAACAAATTAAAGCTGAACACGAAAAATTTCCAGGTATCTATAAAATAGTTGTCGAAGCGAATGAAGGATCATTCAAACCCGGCGATGATCTTCTCTTTCTCATTGTTGCAGGTGATATTCGCGAAAACGTCAAAGCCTGCCTCGCTTCATTGCTCGATAGAGTAAAATCTGAAGCTTTCAGCAAAAATGAAATAATGGCTTAA
- a CDS encoding DUF1614 domain-containing protein, producing MRGPLFSLPTVMILGTLFFIFIFFLFIFVQVGIITIAFSKLGLTSGQGFALLLATLLGSGMNIPIFKSDRLVPDVLVRKIRIFNPKVSGETPLQGKPLVHQTVAVNIGGCVIPVLLSITLLNHYGLSLPVFICIFIVSAATYALARPVPGVGIGIPVLIPPIITALAALIFVPGDIAPVAAYVAGSLGTLIGADLLHLATPATRKVLDAPVVSIGGAGTFDGIFITGILAVLLA from the coding sequence ATGCGCGGCCCTTTATTTTCTCTACCTACGGTAATGATATTAGGCACTCTATTTTTTATTTTCATATTCTTTTTGTTTATATTTGTACAGGTTGGGATTATAACTATAGCTTTTTCAAAATTAGGGCTTACTTCAGGGCAGGGGTTTGCTCTCCTACTAGCAACCTTGTTAGGCAGTGGAATGAATATTCCCATTTTTAAGTCAGATCGATTGGTTCCTGATGTGCTCGTCAGAAAGATTAGAATCTTTAATCCAAAAGTTTCCGGCGAAACTCCTTTACAGGGCAAGCCTCTGGTTCACCAAACGGTGGCAGTGAACATAGGAGGATGTGTTATTCCTGTATTGTTATCAATCACTTTGCTTAATCATTATGGATTGAGTTTACCTGTTTTTATCTGTATTTTTATTGTAAGTGCAGCTACTTATGCTTTGGCGAGACCTGTCCCAGGCGTTGGGATAGGTATCCCCGTTCTCATTCCGCCTATAATTACGGCCTTGGCCGCCCTTATATTTGTTCCGGGTGATATTGCTCCTGTTGCAGCATATGTTGCTGGGAGTTTGGGTACTTTGATAGGGGCTGATCTCCTTCATTTGGCAACTCCTGCAACGAGAAAAGTGCTTGATGCTCCGGTGGTTTCAATCGGGGGGGCAGGAACTTTTGACGGGATATTTATTACCGGAATCCTAGCGGTTTTACTGGCTTGA
- a CDS encoding glycosyltransferase family 4 protein, whose amino-acid sequence MRIFQVINVRWFNATSWYALYLSKLLQDAGHDVLVITVPDTETEEKAREMGLKVETIELNSTHPIKLVKACARVLSLVRSHKPDIVNCHRGEAFFWWGILRKLGLGFKLVRTRGDQRLPRNDVINRYLHSSVADAVVVTNKRMAEHFLKKMQLVEKSLWLIHGGVDTAKFKFTKQGRYEVRKQFGFTDDHIVIGLLGRFDRVKGQRELIEAIAKIRNNSKYENIRLFLMGFPTATSRHEVDSWLKKNKIEDITKISGKCENISACISAIDLGVIASLWSETIARAALEIMACHRPLISTTVGVMPDLLPEEALVEPENVSALSLKIEEVIGNPKMEKNLLELHAKTMSQLSGTGFLKRTLTLYQGLLNKNE is encoded by the coding sequence ATGCGAATTTTCCAAGTCATAAACGTCCGCTGGTTCAATGCAACCTCATGGTATGCCCTCTACCTCAGTAAACTACTGCAAGATGCGGGGCATGATGTTCTTGTCATCACCGTTCCTGATACTGAAACGGAAGAAAAAGCTCGAGAAATGGGTCTTAAAGTTGAGACAATCGAACTGAATTCAACGCACCCTATAAAACTTGTTAAAGCATGTGCAAGGGTTCTTTCTCTCGTCCGCAGTCATAAACCTGATATCGTAAACTGCCACAGAGGAGAAGCTTTCTTCTGGTGGGGAATTCTCAGAAAATTAGGACTCGGCTTCAAGCTCGTCAGAACGAGAGGAGACCAACGTCTTCCGCGAAATGACGTTATTAACCGCTATCTGCATTCAAGTGTAGCCGATGCTGTTGTTGTTACAAACAAACGTATGGCTGAACATTTTCTAAAAAAAATGCAATTAGTAGAAAAAAGCCTCTGGCTTATACATGGTGGTGTAGATACTGCTAAATTTAAATTCACCAAGCAAGGAAGATATGAAGTGCGCAAGCAGTTCGGATTTACCGATGACCATATAGTCATCGGACTTCTTGGACGCTTCGACCGAGTTAAAGGGCAACGTGAACTTATAGAAGCAATTGCCAAAATCCGTAACAATTCTAAGTATGAGAACATCCGACTTTTCTTGATGGGATTTCCGACAGCCACGAGCAGACACGAAGTCGATTCATGGTTAAAGAAAAATAAAATAGAAGACATCACTAAAATAAGCGGTAAATGTGAAAACATTTCAGCCTGTATTTCAGCAATTGACCTTGGAGTGATAGCTTCACTCTGGTCTGAAACAATCGCTAGAGCCGCTCTTGAAATAATGGCTTGCCACAGGCCTCTCATTTCTACCACGGTTGGAGTTATGCCAGACCTGCTTCCTGAAGAAGCTCTGGTTGAACCTGAAAATGTTTCTGCACTTTCACTGAAGATTGAAGAAGTAATCGGCAACCCTAAAATGGAAAAAAACTTACTTGAATTACACGCTAAAACAATGTCCCAACTTTCCGGAACTGGCTTTTTAAAACGCACTCTTACTCTTTATCAGGGGTTACTGAACAAGAATGAATAG
- a CDS encoding dual CXXC motif small (seleno)protein: MSGGRKLSSRFRDFNKAAKASMPCKACGEELHSLRSUTGVYLCCRSCGKQYEVAEYAKFIDDDFEEEMANVPMSRL; this comes from the coding sequence ATGAGCGGAGGAAGAAAACTTTCATCCCGTTTTAGAGATTTTAATAAAGCTGCAAAGGCGAGTATGCCTTGTAAAGCTTGTGGAGAAGAACTACATTCCCTGCGCAGCTGAACAGGTGTTTATTTGTGCTGCAGGTCATGCGGCAAACAGTATGAAGTTGCGGAATATGCTAAGTTTATTGATGATGATTTTGAAGAAGAAATGGCTAATGTTCCGATGAGTAGATTATAA
- a CDS encoding PilZ domain-containing protein: protein MASEEKNHSILGQLKEKLHRMLGNKETESFDISFNAKQSSASARKAYRIHVDNMQVVCRTPRVKCRIKDISVNGIGFISSEEFPIGVIIDTVLIWSGKPILKNLKLKIVRRKEELVGCEFHELNKDQDKIISKIVVAAQKRTIKKTKSCKNTNDTTEDEITKIAEKQDKHNLKKQPTKKIEL from the coding sequence ATGGCAAGCGAAGAAAAGAACCATAGCATTTTAGGGCAGCTAAAAGAGAAGCTGCACAGAATGCTTGGAAATAAAGAAACCGAATCATTCGACATTTCTTTTAACGCCAAACAGAGTTCGGCGAGCGCACGCAAGGCGTATCGAATTCATGTGGATAATATGCAAGTAGTGTGTCGCACGCCAAGAGTAAAGTGCCGCATTAAAGATATCAGCGTTAACGGTATCGGCTTTATAAGTTCAGAAGAATTTCCGATTGGAGTAATAATCGATACGGTCTTGATATGGTCCGGAAAGCCTATTCTCAAAAATTTAAAATTGAAAATAGTAAGACGTAAAGAAGAACTTGTGGGTTGCGAATTTCATGAATTAAACAAGGATCAGGATAAAATTATCAGTAAGATTGTTGTTGCTGCTCAAAAAAGAACTATTAAAAAAACAAAATCCTGTAAAAATACTAATGACACTACAGAAGATGAGATCACTAAAATTGCTGAGAAACAAGATAAGCACAACTTAAAAAAACAACCTACAAAAAAGATTGAACTCTGA